The nucleotide sequence GAGAGTTCACCTAAGCTGTTACTTTAAAATAGGAAATCTATTTCGTCTCTTTTTCAGTGATCTCTCGACATGTTATACAAAAACGTGCAAAGTTCTTTACTTCTAGACGTCGTCTGCCTATAGGATCCTCACACATTTCACATATACCGAAAACTCCTGCTTTTATTTTATCTAAAGCAAGTTCAATTTCGTTTAATTCTTTGCGTTGTTGTACTAAAATTGCACTATCTATCACAGCTTCTGCAGAAGCAGCTGCAAAATCACCTTCATCGTTCAACTCAAGTTCTCTCATTCCTTCTAACTCAAGGCTAGTACCTCTAAGGTTTTTTTCTATCTGTACTCTTCTGTCTAGCAATTTATTTTGAAATTCATTTAACTCTGTTTCTGTTAACATTTAATGTTGTCCTATTTATGATATGGGTGATTATGATTAATGGTCAAACCTCTAAAGATCTGTTCCATCAATACAACTTTCACAAGTTTATGTGAAAGCGTAATTTTACCAAATGATATTGAATTATTACATTTAGTTAAAAAATCCCTCTCAAAGCCGTATGCACCGCCAATAAAGAGGTTCACCTGAACGCTATCCTTAAGCAAATTTGCAAATTCATGACTATCTACTTCTTTCGAAGAGGGATCTAACGCTATATTTATACCAGAATCCAAATACTTTTCCAGTGCTTTAGTGTATGATTTTTGAGCAGCTTCAGGTGAAATATCCTGTGCCTTGGCTATTTCTTTGTCAAATACTTCGATGACTTCTACTTTTGCAAAAGGTTTAGCAATCTTTTTATAATGCTCTATCAAACCGGCATAGAGGTTATCTTTTCCTTTTTTATCGATAATGATGACATTGATCTTCATAGGAATACTCTTTCATTTTAGATGTATTTTTCATAATATTTTTGGTATTGTACACTATAGAGTTAAAAGGAGAAGTATGGATCGTATATTATTTGTATGCTTAGGAAACATCTGTCGCAGTCCTCTAGCACATGGTGTAGCGGAGCATATCGTCAACACTAAAGGACTTGAACTTTTCATCGATTCAGCCGGGACAAGTGATTGGCATAAGGGGGAAGCACCCTGTGAACACTCTATTAAGGTTGCGAAGCAGTACAATATTGATATCAGTCAACAACATTCCCGTCCTATAATACAAGAGGACATCACATCATTTAACTATATTGTAGCCATGGATAAACAGAACAAATCCGATTTGGAAGCCTTTGGATTTAGCAATGTCTATCTTTTAGGTGACTTTGGAGACTATCAGGGGGGAGATGTCCCTGATCCTTACTTCTTTGAAGGATTTGAAGGGTTTGATCATGTCTACAATATGGTTTCCGTATGTGTAGAAGATTTTATGGAAAAGGTAGAAAATGGAAGCCTCTGATTACTGTATCATCACGACTACTACAGATTCTCAAGAGAATGCCGATCTCATCACACGTCTACTCTTGGAAAAGAAACTGGTTGCCTGTGTACAATCTACAACCATACAAAGCGCGTACCATTGGGAAGGAAAAATCATGCAGTCTGAAGAGATACACCTTCAGATGAAAACCAGAAGATCCCTCTTTGAAACAATTCAAACAGAGATCGAGCAGCTGCATACCTATGACCTGCCTGAGATCATCATGGTATCCATGGCAGGTGGAAACCTAGACTACCTTCAATGGATCGAAGAGGAAACCACGAACATTCAATCTCTTTGATAATAAGAGATCATAGAAGCTTTTTGGATCGTATGTTTGTTGATCATAAAACCCACCACTGCACTTTTACTCTCTGCTTTTACAGGTAAACTCTCAACATCCAAAGCATGTATCGTAAAGACATAACGGTGTGCTTTGTCTCCCTGTGGCGGACAGGCCCCGCCAAAACCTGCATGACCATAATCAGTCGTTGTTTCCAATGCACCTTTTGGGAGTGTTTTTTTCGCTGAAGCATCTGCAGAGATCTTATGGGTACCCGCTGGAATGTTCACGATCAACCAGTGCCACCATCCGCTGCCCGTAGGTGCATCAGGATCATACACAGTGAGCGCAAAACTTTTTGTACCTTTGGGTGCATGACTCCAGTGCAGTTCCGGAGAGATATTTTGACCATTACACCCAAACCCATCAAACTCCTGAGCTTTCACCAGCTGTCCTTTGAGCGTCTCACTCTCCAAAGTAAAACTCTCGGCCTCTAAAAATGAGCCTAGTATCATCACTATCCATAGATATCGCATCTTTTCTCCTTCTTTTTTACATATCATAGGGTAATTTATATTAGAATACTATTTAGCTTTTTCAAGATAAATCTTGATACTATACGCCTATAGAATAACCTATCACCCTAGATAAAAAAGGATAAACCATGCAAAATGATTTTACCAAAGCAATGCATTTCAGACATGCCTGTAAAGTATTTGACGAAAACAAAAAGATTAGTGATGAAGAGATGCATTACATCTTGGAAGCAGGAAGAAAATCACCTTCCTCTTTTGGTATGGAAGCATGGAAATTTCTTGTCATCACCAATGAGGATCTAAAAGCGAAACTCAGACCTTACTGCTGGGATCAAGTCCAGATCACCTCTTGTTCTCATCTTGTCATCATACTTGCAGGCATCGAAAATGTCAAAGTTGAGAGCGGTATACCTAAAAAGAGATTCATGCGACGCGACATGCCTCAGGAAACACTTGATTTTTATATGGATATCTATGCCAAACACTTGAAAAAAACACTGAGCACAGATGAGAATATCTATGCATGGACAGCCAGACAAAGCTACATTGCTTTGGGAAATATGATGACTGCTGCTGCTTTTATAAGGATAGACTCTTGTCCTATAGAAGGTTTTGAAAAAGAGAATGTAGAAGAGGTGTTAGGCCTGGATACAAGCAAATACCAAGTAGCTGTTATCGTGCCATTTGGCTACAGACTCAATGCACAATCCACTCAGCTAAGAGTTCCTTTTGACGAAGTGGTTGAGTTTATAAAGTAAGATCCTTTATCCACTCTCTTTAGAGTGGTCTCATATCAGAGATAACAAACAGTTCGTAATAGTTCTACATCGTCTCCACATCTTTAATGTCAATTCCCGATAGTTGTTCCATCTTTTTTTCAACCAGGTCTAAAAAAGTATCTCTGTTCTGTTCATCCATATTGGTATGCAGCATTTCCAATATATATTTGATACCGTTTGCATTGATTTTTTTAACACTAGCCAAATAATGCGTAAAAGCAATAAATTTTACATCATCGATAGAATAGAGCTTTTTATTCTCCTCTTTAGGTGGAAGTAAACCTTTCTCTTCATACATCTTCAGCGTTCTTATTTTTGTGGTTAAGAGTTCTGCAATACTACTCAATGGCAATATGTCTTTTTTATTATCTACTAATGCCAATGTTTCCCCCCTTTTATCTGTTTATAATATTTTACACTATTTAGAATTAAACAGCATACACTTGATTATATATATTAACAATTTATTTAAGTCTTTAGTAATATAAATATGTTAATATAGTACGTATTATATGTAAATATTTAACCTATTATTTGTTAAATATTTACATATAATGATGTGAAAAATTAAAATGAAATTATTTATCCAAAAAATCTAAAAAACTATTCAAATCTGTCTATAATAGATATATAGCCTATGAAAAAATAGCTGATAAATAATTCTAAAAAGGGAGAAAAACAACTTGAACATACCAGAAAAAATTGCACAGGATGTAAAAGAAGTTGCCTATCAATGGCAAAAGAAAATACAGGTTTCACGCAAGGGTCAAGAGCAAGATTTTCACGAGATGATGTTAAAAATGTTGAAAAATCCTGTGAACAAAATTTTCCTTATCGAACTACTGGACCAAAGCTTTCGTTCTAACGATCCTGACAGGGTTGCAGACCAGCTGGAGTATATATTCGAAAAATATAAAAGCACAGACTTCTTTTCCCAGTTTGAACAGATCCTGATCTGGCTGTTTCGCGATGTTGGGATCTATCTTACTTCCATCTCCATTCCTCTTTTTGTCAAATACCTCAGAAATGATATCAGTGCCATTGTCATTCAAGGAGAGGATCCTGTACTCTCAAAGCATATACACAAAAGAAAAAAAGAGGGTACCAGAGTTAACATCAATGTGATCGGAGAGATCGTCCTAAGCAAGCAAGAAGCAGAAAAACGAGTAGAGAAATATATCAAACTGCTTCAAAATCCTGATGTCGATTATCTTTCTATTAAAATATCGAACCTTTTTTCACAGATCATTCCACATGCCCATGAAAACAACATACGTCACATATCCGAGCAATTACAAAAAGTGTATAGTGCAGCCATGGAAAATACCTATCTGGATAAGGACGGTAAGGAATACTATAAGTTTGTCAATCTTGATATGGAAGAGTATAGAGATATCCAGATGACTATCGATGCATTCAAAACGGTTTTAGAGATGGATGCCTATAAAAACCTTCATGCAGGCATCGTGATCCAGACTTACATGCCCGATGCTATGATACATATCAAAGAGCTCTATGCTTGGGCTAAAAAAAGAGTGCAAAGCGGTGGTGCACCTATCAAGATCCGTATCGTCAAAGGTGCAAACCAGGAGATGGAACTGACCGAAGCATCTCTCAGAGGCTGGCCGAATGTCACCTACGCCTCAAAAGCAGAATCTGATGCAAACTATAAAATTGCGATGAACTTTTTACTTGACCCGGACGTAGCACCTTATGTACATACCGGTGTCGCATCGCACAATCTGTTTGACCATGCATTAGCTATGCTTTTGGCCAAAGAGAGAAAAGTAGAAAAATATGTCACTGCAGAGATGCTTGAAGGGATGAGTGAGGCAGCCTATCAGGTGCTCAAAGAGCAAGGCTTGAATGTGATCCTCTATGCGCCGACTGCGACAAAAGAGACCTTTACCAATGCCATCGCCTATCTGGTAAGAAGATTTGATGAAAACACCGCAGAACAGAACTTTTTACGACACAGTTTCGGCCTTAAGGTCGATACCCCTGCATGGGATATTTTGGTCAAAAGTTACGACGATGCACTGGCACGTATGGCAACTGTTGATCAGAAACCCTACAGAACGCAAGATAGGAATAAAGAGATCGTCAAAGAAACAATTGATGTGAAACGCTATCATTTTGAGAATGAGCCGGATACAGACTTTGTGCTCCAAGCAAACAGAGAGTGGGCAGAAAAGATCCGCAATAAGTGGCAGAATATCGGAGAAGTAGGTGGATTTAACGCATATCCCGTTGTTAGCGGTGAGATTGTGCAAAGAGATCTGCATGTAGATGTGATAGACAAGAGCCAGTACCACGAGAAGAAGCTGGCAGGACGCTATGCAGAAGCAACACCTGAAGATATGAAAAAAGCCATTGCAACAGCAAAAAAAGACCCGGATGGCTGGAGAACACTGACAGTAGAGCAAAGACAAAAGATCCTGATGGATGTAGCACATGAGATCAGAGTCGCAAGAGCAGACCTTATAGGAGTGGCCGCTGCAGAAGTGGGAAAAGTGTTCACTGAAACGGACGTAGAAGTGAGTGAAGCGATAGACTTTGCAAACTTTTACCCTTACAGTGTAGCAAAGATATCAGGTCTTACAGGTGTTGAAGCCACAGGAAAAGGCGTGGGGCTGGTGATAAGCCCATGGAAC is from Sulfurovum xiamenensis and encodes:
- the dksA gene encoding RNA polymerase-binding protein DksA; its protein translation is MLTETELNEFQNKLLDRRVQIEKNLRGTSLELEGMRELELNDEGDFAAASAEAVIDSAILVQQRKELNEIELALDKIKAGVFGICEMCEDPIGRRRLEVKNFARFCITCREITEKETK
- a CDS encoding 23S rRNA (pseudouridine(1915)-N(3))-methyltransferase RlmH, with product MKINVIIIDKKGKDNLYAGLIEHYKKIAKPFAKVEVIEVFDKEIAKAQDISPEAAQKSYTKALEKYLDSGINIALDPSSKEVDSHEFANLLKDSVQVNLFIGGAYGFERDFLTKCNNSISFGKITLSHKLVKVVLMEQIFRGLTINHNHPYHK
- a CDS encoding low molecular weight protein-tyrosine-phosphatase; its protein translation is MDRILFVCLGNICRSPLAHGVAEHIVNTKGLELFIDSAGTSDWHKGEAPCEHSIKVAKQYNIDISQQHSRPIIQEDITSFNYIVAMDKQNKSDLEAFGFSNVYLLGDFGDYQGGDVPDPYFFEGFEGFDHVYNMVSVCVEDFMEKVENGSL
- a CDS encoding bifunctional proline dehydrogenase/L-glutamate gamma-semialdehyde dehydrogenase; this encodes MNIPEKIAQDVKEVAYQWQKKIQVSRKGQEQDFHEMMLKMLKNPVNKIFLIELLDQSFRSNDPDRVADQLEYIFEKYKSTDFFSQFEQILIWLFRDVGIYLTSISIPLFVKYLRNDISAIVIQGEDPVLSKHIHKRKKEGTRVNINVIGEIVLSKQEAEKRVEKYIKLLQNPDVDYLSIKISNLFSQIIPHAHENNIRHISEQLQKVYSAAMENTYLDKDGKEYYKFVNLDMEEYRDIQMTIDAFKTVLEMDAYKNLHAGIVIQTYMPDAMIHIKELYAWAKKRVQSGGAPIKIRIVKGANQEMELTEASLRGWPNVTYASKAESDANYKIAMNFLLDPDVAPYVHTGVASHNLFDHALAMLLAKERKVEKYVTAEMLEGMSEAAYQVLKEQGLNVILYAPTATKETFTNAIAYLVRRFDENTAEQNFLRHSFGLKVDTPAWDILVKSYDDALARMATVDQKPYRTQDRNKEIVKETIDVKRYHFENEPDTDFVLQANREWAEKIRNKWQNIGEVGGFNAYPVVSGEIVQRDLHVDVIDKSQYHEKKLAGRYAEATPEDMKKAIATAKKDPDGWRTLTVEQRQKILMDVAHEIRVARADLIGVAAAEVGKVFTETDVEVSEAIDFANFYPYSVAKISGLTGVEATGKGVGLVISPWNFPIAIPVGGIAASLAAGNTVILKPAEDSILCGYRLCQCFWDAGISKNTLQFIPGRGSVVGEHMIPSREIDFTIFTGGEKTAYNIIKSRPDIALSAETGGKDATIVTALADRDQAIKNVIVSAFHNSGQKCSATSLLVLEKELFNDEAFKQTIKEAVESLKTGSVWDFSNRIGTLSNLPSGELKEALSSLDEGEEWLVKPDYADRGNPYMLTPSVRWGTKRNDFCHMNELFGPVLSVMCSENLDDAIDIVNATGYGLTSGIESLDKREQDYWKERIIAGNLYINRVTTGAIVTRQPFGGMRKSAIGSGKKAGGFNYVSQFMNLEYHETNLYESCSSRFLDQMRVLLTRDTVFNDECEAALRHMCHFTHWYEVEFLKEHDYAHIRGESNIIRYLPVKSVLLRIEEKDELDEILTTIMAIKMIGAQLHISIPKRSRKAELIWLESKQNSFIGQEDTFARDDEDALIKKIPEVQRVRFLHPDNVSDTIYNAIADKAIYLASENFVSHGRLELMHYFIEQSISNSYHRYGNLGIQSIKFEEI
- a CDS encoding NAD(P)H-dependent oxidoreductase; protein product: MQNDFTKAMHFRHACKVFDENKKISDEEMHYILEAGRKSPSSFGMEAWKFLVITNEDLKAKLRPYCWDQVQITSCSHLVIILAGIENVKVESGIPKKRFMRRDMPQETLDFYMDIYAKHLKKTLSTDENIYAWTARQSYIALGNMMTAAAFIRIDSCPIEGFEKENVEEVLGLDTSKYQVAVIVPFGYRLNAQSTQLRVPFDEVVEFIK
- a CDS encoding MerR family transcriptional regulator, producing the protein MALVDNKKDILPLSSIAELLTTKIRTLKMYEEKGLLPPKEENKKLYSIDDVKFIAFTHYLASVKKINANGIKYILEMLHTNMDEQNRDTFLDLVEKKMEQLSGIDIKDVETM
- a CDS encoding YbhB/YbcL family Raf kinase inhibitor-like protein — encoded protein: MRYLWIVMILGSFLEAESFTLESETLKGQLVKAQEFDGFGCNGQNISPELHWSHAPKGTKSFALTVYDPDAPTGSGWWHWLIVNIPAGTHKISADASAKKTLPKGALETTTDYGHAGFGGACPPQGDKAHRYVFTIHALDVESLPVKAESKSAVVGFMINKHTIQKASMISYYQRD
- the cutA gene encoding divalent-cation tolerance protein CutA codes for the protein MEASDYCIITTTTDSQENADLITRLLLEKKLVACVQSTTIQSAYHWEGKIMQSEEIHLQMKTRRSLFETIQTEIEQLHTYDLPEIIMVSMAGGNLDYLQWIEEETTNIQSL